DNA sequence from the Synechococcus sp. MU1617 genome:
GTTGATCTGGTTCGTTCTTACCTGCGAGACATTGGCCGTGTGCCCCTGCTGACTCACGAGCAGGAGATCACTCTGGGCCGGCAAGTCCAGGAGTTGATGGATCTGGAGTCCCTCGAGTCTGAGCTGGAGAGCAAGGCCGGTGAGAAGCCCAGTCGCGACAAGCTGGCCAAGGCTTCAGGGCTGTCATCGATGCAGCTCAAGCGCAAGCTGCAACATGGCCGACGGGCCAAGGAGCGCATGGTGGCTGCCAATCTCCGGCTGGTAGTGAGCGTGGCCAAGAAGTACACCAAGCGGAACATGGAGCTCCTGGATTTGATCCAGGAAGGCACCATTGGGTTGGTGCGTGGTGTGGAGAAGTTTGATCCCACCCGCGGCTACAAATTCTCCACCTACGCCTACTGGTGGATTCGTCAGGGCATCACGCGGGCCATTGCGGAGAAGAGCCGCACGATTCGGCTGCCGATTCACATTACCGAGATGCTGAACAAGCTCAAAAAGGGTCAGCGCGAGCTAAGTCAGGAGCTGGGCCGCACGCCCACCGTCACCGAGTTGGCCGAGTTCGTTGAACTCCCGGAAGACGACGTCAAAGATTTGATGTGCCGAGCCCGTCAGCCGGTGAGTCTGGAGATGAAGGTCGGTGATGGTGACGACACCGAACTGCTGGAATTGCTTTCCGGCGATGGTGATCTTCCCAGCGATCAAGTGGAGGAAGACTGCCTGAAAGGTGACTTGCGCAGCCTGTTGGGTCAGCTTCCTCACCTACAAGAGCAGGTCCTGCGTATGCGTTATGGCATGGACGGCGAAGACCCGATGAGCCTCACCGGTATTGGCCGGATTCTGGGCATGAGCCGTGACCGTGTCCGGAATCTTGAGCGTGACGGTCTGGCGGGTCTGCGCCGGGTGAGTGATCAGGTGGAGGCTTACGTGGCTTGCTGAG
Encoded proteins:
- a CDS encoding RpoD/SigA family RNA polymerase sigma factor; translated protein: MAPAATAASKPKTAAKAARTVTADVDLVRSYLRDIGRVPLLTHEQEITLGRQVQELMDLESLESELESKAGEKPSRDKLAKASGLSSMQLKRKLQHGRRAKERMVAANLRLVVSVAKKYTKRNMELLDLIQEGTIGLVRGVEKFDPTRGYKFSTYAYWWIRQGITRAIAEKSRTIRLPIHITEMLNKLKKGQRELSQELGRTPTVTELAEFVELPEDDVKDLMCRARQPVSLEMKVGDGDDTELLELLSGDGDLPSDQVEEDCLKGDLRSLLGQLPHLQEQVLRMRYGMDGEDPMSLTGIGRILGMSRDRVRNLERDGLAGLRRVSDQVEAYVAC